One Leptospira kanakyensis DNA segment encodes these proteins:
- a CDS encoding DsbA family protein — MENIFKKWMENPISKILLATNIVFALLFIVSVPSFVREYITQDAVSIGGKKYDLSDVKETSPIAYSKFQSEYKSLIKNTLGEFAQDKLFELVAKDKNIKPSEVLNQGFTPREPSEEEILNVYMSNKEQLGGKSLNETKDKIVGFLKNQQEQEHSRAVYRDIVTKYPVEFLIKEPAAVRVTVEEKNNPSIGPKDAKITIIEFSDFECPFCKRSQDVNQKLREKYKGQIRWVFRDFPLPFHQDAMYAHMAANCSISEGKYWDVFNTLFENSGNLSKGNVDALVLKAGMPKDKYQTCMKDAPRLKSEIDADIQDGQKVGVSGTPAFFINGIFVSGALPFENFDEIIQKELKQ, encoded by the coding sequence ATGGAAAATATTTTTAAAAAGTGGATGGAAAATCCCATCTCCAAAATCTTACTTGCGACCAACATCGTTTTCGCCCTTCTCTTTATCGTCAGTGTTCCTTCTTTTGTTAGGGAATACATTACCCAAGATGCAGTGAGCATCGGCGGAAAAAAATATGACCTAAGTGATGTGAAAGAAACTTCACCCATTGCTTATTCAAAATTTCAGTCAGAATACAAAAGTCTGATCAAAAACACACTTGGTGAATTTGCTCAGGACAAACTATTTGAACTGGTTGCCAAAGACAAAAACATCAAACCATCAGAAGTATTAAACCAAGGTTTTACTCCGAGAGAGCCATCAGAAGAAGAAATTCTAAATGTATACATGTCCAATAAAGAACAGTTAGGTGGTAAGTCCTTAAATGAAACTAAGGATAAAATTGTTGGATTCTTAAAAAACCAACAAGAACAAGAACATAGCCGAGCTGTTTATCGTGATATCGTCACTAAGTATCCTGTTGAATTTTTAATTAAAGAACCAGCAGCGGTTCGGGTGACAGTGGAAGAAAAAAATAATCCTTCCATCGGGCCAAAAGATGCAAAAATCACAATCATCGAATTTTCTGATTTTGAATGTCCATTTTGCAAACGAAGCCAAGACGTGAACCAAAAACTTCGCGAAAAATATAAAGGCCAAATTCGTTGGGTTTTCCGTGATTTCCCACTTCCTTTCCACCAAGATGCAATGTATGCACATATGGCTGCTAATTGTTCCATCTCAGAAGGGAAGTATTGGGATGTATTCAATACACTTTTTGAAAACAGTGGAAACTTAAGTAAAGGTAATGTAGATGCTTTAGTTTTAAAAGCAGGTATGCCTAAAGACAAATACCAAACTTGTATGAAAGATGCACCTCGTTTGAAATCAGAAATTGATGCAGACATCCAAGACGGACAAAAGGTTGGTGTGAGTGGAACTCCTGCATTTTTTATCAACGGGATCTTTGTATCGGGAGCACTTCCTTTCGAAAACTTTGATGAGATCATCCAAAAAGAATTAAAACAATAA
- the thrB gene encoding homoserine kinase, giving the protein MIRLPKILIQVPGTSANLGPGFDLMGLALDLRNEFEFNFSKEITESKTELKNGQKLPFSVKEDLVYQAYLSYFQKFLPSVNPPPYHCKMTLTLPLKGGLGSSASAIVAGLSLAREVHKRMEPNSLPKEPDFIQFLAEFEGHPDNTLPAYLGGFVFAYSTFGEPLRYFRKKFPASVAIYVLTPEFHVSTEESRKSLPKSYTTADVIFNLSRIGAWMHFLDKRKFGDLLVGLEDKMHTPYRIPESSPLFGLAESLKEAGIGYCLSGSGPSLLMFLERKSVKTKQTELEEMVKKGMLASGISYQFRRVKPDGLGVRIQTK; this is encoded by the coding sequence ATGATTCGCCTTCCTAAGATTCTCATCCAAGTGCCGGGAACTTCTGCCAACTTGGGGCCCGGTTTCGACCTTATGGGCCTTGCTTTGGATCTTCGTAATGAATTTGAATTTAATTTTTCTAAAGAAATTACGGAATCTAAAACTGAATTAAAAAACGGCCAGAAGTTACCGTTTTCTGTGAAAGAAGATTTAGTTTACCAAGCTTACCTTTCTTATTTTCAAAAATTTTTACCTAGTGTCAATCCACCACCTTATCATTGTAAAATGACATTGACTTTGCCTTTGAAGGGTGGGCTTGGCTCCAGCGCTTCTGCTATTGTGGCAGGACTATCTTTGGCTCGTGAAGTCCATAAAAGAATGGAACCTAATTCCCTACCTAAGGAACCTGATTTTATCCAATTCCTAGCTGAATTTGAAGGCCATCCCGACAATACCTTACCTGCATATTTAGGTGGATTTGTTTTCGCCTACTCTACGTTTGGTGAACCTTTGCGGTATTTTAGAAAAAAATTCCCTGCTTCCGTTGCCATTTATGTATTAACACCAGAATTTCATGTTTCTACAGAAGAATCTAGAAAATCACTTCCTAAATCTTATACTACAGCTGACGTTATTTTTAACTTGTCTCGGATTGGTGCATGGATGCATTTTTTAGACAAACGTAAGTTTGGTGACCTTCTCGTCGGTTTGGAAGACAAAATGCATACTCCCTATCGCATTCCAGAATCTTCTCCACTATTTGGATTGGCCGAGTCATTGAAAGAAGCAGGTATTGGTTATTGTTTGTCTGGTTCGGGCCCGAGCCTTCTGATGTTTCTCGAGAGAAAGTCAGTAAAAACAAAACAAACAGAATTGGAAGAGATGGTGAAAAAAGGAATGTTGGCTTCTGGAATTTCTTACCAGTTCCGACGAGTGAAACCAGATGGACTGGGTGTTCGCATCCAAACAAAATAG
- a CDS encoding phytoene desaturase family protein: protein MDTNWDVVVIGSGFGGLSAALSLSEKGKRVLVLEKGTAPGGCASSFRKSGYVFESGATTLVGLEPGLPFDKLSTEFQIQFPLIPLKRSMVVHLHEKTIERYRDRAEWNKEAKRAFGGGLRMEVFWKLCYFVSDSLWSLSERYKFFPFKNLSDVWKSIGSFRPSDVIVLFFSFISLRLVLISLGLTQNKEWIRFLEEQLLITSQTTSTKISMAFASVGLTYPQLQNYVVRGGMVTLAETILGRIEANGGKILYKQEVIDLKKISVADGNEDLVWELRTKNRENFLFYAPLVVSNLPIWNLTEITEDLPKLKKKTTKFEKGIWGAFSMGIAIQTNPSEEWTKTECLHHQIHLKDVLPYGGGNSLFLSLSHPEDPIRSPKGIRILSISTHIENPESWIRDVSYPEKKKKIESIIIQTLVEKFPWFQKNKILFLHSATPVTWKTWTGRKFGRVGGIPNSYFSNPFKMLSNRSEDPNLLLTGDTVYPGQGIPAVVLGGLHVVEQFLARKRC from the coding sequence ATGGATACAAATTGGGATGTAGTGGTCATTGGTTCCGGGTTTGGTGGACTTAGTGCCGCTTTGTCCCTTTCTGAAAAAGGCAAAAGAGTTTTGGTTTTAGAAAAAGGTACGGCTCCTGGTGGTTGTGCATCTAGTTTCCGAAAAAGTGGTTATGTCTTTGAATCAGGGGCAACAACTCTCGTCGGTTTGGAACCAGGACTTCCTTTTGATAAACTCTCTACCGAATTCCAAATTCAATTTCCTCTTATCCCTCTAAAACGATCGATGGTGGTTCATTTACATGAAAAAACCATTGAACGTTATAGGGATCGCGCAGAATGGAATAAAGAGGCCAAACGTGCGTTCGGTGGTGGTTTGCGGATGGAGGTATTTTGGAAACTTTGTTATTTTGTCTCTGATTCACTTTGGAGTTTGTCAGAGAGATACAAATTTTTTCCTTTTAAAAATCTATCCGATGTATGGAAATCGATAGGTTCTTTTCGACCTTCAGACGTAATTGTTTTATTTTTTTCTTTTATCTCCTTACGTTTGGTTTTAATCTCTTTGGGTCTGACTCAGAACAAGGAATGGATTCGGTTTTTAGAAGAACAACTTTTGATCACAAGCCAAACAACATCGACAAAAATTTCCATGGCCTTTGCCTCCGTTGGTCTCACTTACCCACAATTACAAAACTATGTTGTTCGGGGAGGAATGGTAACTCTTGCGGAAACGATCCTCGGTCGAATTGAAGCCAATGGTGGAAAAATTCTTTACAAACAAGAAGTCATAGATCTGAAAAAAATCAGTGTTGCCGATGGGAATGAGGATTTGGTTTGGGAGTTAAGAACTAAAAATAGAGAGAATTTTTTATTTTATGCTCCATTGGTGGTTTCGAATCTTCCTATTTGGAACCTAACGGAGATTACTGAGGATCTGCCAAAACTAAAAAAGAAAACAACAAAGTTTGAAAAAGGAATTTGGGGTGCTTTTTCCATGGGGATTGCCATACAAACCAATCCTTCCGAAGAATGGACTAAAACAGAATGCCTTCACCACCAAATCCATTTGAAGGACGTTTTGCCATATGGAGGAGGGAATTCGCTTTTTCTTTCTCTTTCCCATCCCGAGGACCCCATTCGCTCCCCAAAAGGCATTCGTATCCTTTCGATTTCTACCCATATAGAAAATCCTGAATCTTGGATTCGGGATGTTTCTTACCCAGAAAAAAAGAAAAAAATAGAATCGATCATCATTCAAACCTTAGTAGAAAAATTCCCTTGGTTTCAAAAAAATAAAATTTTATTTTTACATTCTGCAACGCCTGTTACATGGAAAACCTGGACAGGTAGGAAATTTGGTAGGGTGGGAGGGATTCCCAATTCCTATTTTTCGAATCCATTCAAAATGCTGAGTAACCGTTCGGAAGATCCAAACTTACTTCTTACGGGAGATACTGTCTATCCAGGCCAAGGAATTCCGGCCGTAGTCCTTGGTGGCCTTCATGTTGTAGAACAATTCCTCGCAAGAAAGAGATGTTGA